A region of Sulfurospirillum tamanense DNA encodes the following proteins:
- a CDS encoding rhodanese-like domain-containing protein — protein MKNIIVALVLAFGALFAKETTTVDFETYLEHFDYEERSNMKIRTVEMLVALEENDAVLVDIRFPDEYEAWHIKGSVNIPLNDLPKRMHELPKEKLIVTACPHNDRSNMVLTLNGYNAKYLSDGLLKTADFLRGENAKEFLEAYRQSRK, from the coding sequence ATGAAAAATATAATAGTGGCATTGGTGTTGGCTTTTGGGGCTTTGTTTGCTAAAGAGACAACAACGGTAGACTTTGAAACATACCTTGAGCATTTTGACTACGAAGAGCGTAGCAACATGAAAATAAGAACCGTAGAGATGTTGGTTGCGTTAGAAGAAAACGACGCGGTTTTGGTGGACATTCGTTTTCCTGATGAGTACGAAGCGTGGCATATTAAGGGGTCTGTTAACATTCCGCTAAACGATTTGCCAAAGCGCATGCACGAACTCCCTAAAGAGAAGCTAATCGTTACTGCTTGTCCCCACAACGACAGGTCCAATATGGTTTTAACCCTTAATGGATACAATGCAAAATACCTCAGCGACGGGCTTTTAAAAACCGCTGATTTTTTACGTGGAGAAAACGCCAAAGAGTTTTTAGAAGCGTACAGACAAAGCCGTAAGTAA
- a CDS encoding saccharopine dehydrogenase C-terminal domain-containing protein — MKSKQSMNIAFFGVGAVGVVMARALFELCHKNALGTPSFVFVVRSKERAEALFFRNPELLECSTFVEVEDFEGVFKNPDAYAKTFKNCDVLINASVPSFNLPIMELSLVFGAHYADLASDIYTKTLLKTQRFTQQDHAEAFETKGLFGLINLGISPGVSNFLIGERIAHFHNFPYKTRVKKITLALLEEICSKELVFSWAPHVAIEEISFKPAYFKNHALETLAPFSESKTYAFPYFQNSVEVYPVFQEEVISLKQSFPEVPEIRIHVGGNEVELMKNLYQLNLLSNRYCYGYKDSEISLSSIIKEVIPKMKSPEAIEEYIHNGTIKHAQFCAVADLTLEVRYPNNPKKVTSSESVGVSFSEVTSLVKTPFSGATYISYPTGIGAAVLLFHGLMYAQTHPLKGVLVTEALPQLFGPALCDVIKRELGSYKLNLFHAITS; from the coding sequence ATGAAGAGTAAACAAAGCATGAACATCGCCTTTTTTGGGGTAGGTGCAGTGGGCGTGGTCATGGCGCGTGCCTTGTTTGAACTGTGTCACAAAAATGCTCTTGGGACGCCTTCTTTTGTCTTTGTGGTGCGCTCAAAAGAGCGGGCGGAGGCGCTTTTTTTTAGGAACCCTGAGCTTTTGGAATGTAGCACGTTTGTGGAGGTAGAGGATTTTGAGGGTGTGTTTAAAAACCCCGATGCCTACGCTAAAACCTTTAAAAACTGCGATGTGCTTATCAATGCTTCAGTGCCCTCTTTTAATCTTCCTATCATGGAGCTTTCCCTTGTTTTTGGGGCTCATTATGCGGATTTGGCTAGTGATATTTACACCAAAACGTTGCTAAAAACCCAACGCTTTACCCAGCAAGACCATGCTGAGGCCTTTGAGACTAAGGGACTTTTTGGACTTATAAATCTGGGCATTTCACCTGGTGTGAGCAATTTTCTCATTGGGGAGCGCATTGCTCATTTTCATAACTTTCCCTACAAAACGCGGGTCAAAAAAATTACCCTTGCACTGCTCGAAGAGATCTGCTCTAAAGAGTTGGTCTTTTCGTGGGCGCCCCATGTGGCCATTGAAGAGATTTCTTTTAAACCTGCTTATTTTAAAAACCACGCGCTTGAAACCCTTGCACCCTTTTCTGAATCCAAAACTTACGCTTTTCCCTATTTTCAAAACAGCGTGGAGGTGTATCCCGTGTTTCAAGAAGAGGTGATTTCTCTCAAGCAAAGCTTTCCTGAGGTGCCTGAAATCCGCATACATGTGGGAGGCAATGAGGTTGAGCTAATGAAAAACCTCTACCAGCTTAACTTGCTCTCTAATCGCTACTGTTACGGCTATAAGGATTCGGAAATTTCTCTTAGTTCTATCATTAAAGAGGTCATTCCCAAGATGAAATCCCCTGAAGCCATTGAAGAGTACATTCATAATGGCACTATTAAACATGCGCAGTTTTGTGCCGTGGCTGATTTGACCTTGGAGGTGCGTTACCCTAATAATCCCAAAAAAGTAACCTCTTCTGAGTCAGTAGGCGTGAGCTTTTCGGAAGTAACAAGCCTTGTTAAGACTCCGTTTTCAGGAGCGACGTACATCTCGTATCCTACGGGTATTGGCGCAGCGGTGTTGTTGTTTCATGGGTTAATGTACGCCCAAACCCACCCCTTAAAAGGGGTGTTGGTAACTGAAGCCCTGCCACAGCTTTTTGGACCCGCTTTGTGTGACGTTATAAAGCGAGAACTTGGTAGTTATAAACTTAATCTTTTTCATGCCATCACCTCGTAG
- a CDS encoding sigma-54-dependent transcriptional regulator, translating into MRIAVIDDQPDIRYSVAKILKRHGHESIAFDGTEAELCETLSSQGIELLIVDVQLGVELSGIDIIRELKKTSQMPIILMTAYTTAQNMIEASKLGVQNILKKPFDEEALMELVAPYEEHAKEEASPVHERDGESFIGSYETMKEIYRRIGLAANNDLSVLVHGQTGTGKELIAGLIHQNSSRAKHPFVALNCAAIPLELFESQLFGHEKGSFTSAETQHVGYAEQVGEGTLFLDEIGELEPLAQGKLLRFLETRQFRRMGGKEDKVFSGRIVSATNIDLREKIEAKVFREDLYFRLAMLSIEVPSLKERAQDIPILVSHFIAKANESLHVEIAGISAETLETLQRRVWSGNIRELRNAVFGACLNRQKGMLKVKDFAQKESMVEDWTQQLEVALRQGLDQGIAYGEIDRALNQIWLKVAYEATPNLSKLAEALGVARLTLRKRLKEAGLYNEE; encoded by the coding sequence GTGCGCATAGCAGTGATTGATGACCAGCCTGATATTCGGTATTCGGTTGCAAAGATTTTAAAACGCCACGGGCACGAATCCATTGCCTTTGATGGTACCGAAGCAGAGTTGTGCGAAACCCTGAGCTCACAGGGGATTGAACTACTGATTGTGGATGTGCAGTTGGGGGTGGAGCTTAGTGGCATCGACATTATTCGTGAGCTTAAAAAAACTTCCCAAATGCCTATCATTTTGATGACCGCGTATACCACCGCGCAAAACATGATCGAAGCGTCTAAGCTCGGGGTGCAAAACATCTTAAAAAAACCCTTTGACGAAGAGGCACTCATGGAGCTTGTGGCGCCTTATGAAGAGCACGCCAAAGAAGAAGCCTCTCCTGTGCACGAGCGCGACGGAGAAAGTTTCATAGGTTCCTATGAGACCATGAAAGAGATTTATCGGCGCATTGGCTTGGCGGCCAACAATGATCTAAGTGTGCTCGTCCACGGGCAAACAGGGACAGGCAAAGAGCTCATTGCAGGACTTATCCACCAAAATTCTTCACGGGCAAAACATCCTTTTGTAGCCCTTAACTGCGCGGCCATTCCACTGGAACTTTTTGAAAGCCAGCTGTTTGGGCATGAAAAAGGATCGTTTACCAGCGCAGAAACCCAGCACGTAGGCTACGCGGAGCAAGTGGGCGAGGGGACGCTTTTTTTGGATGAGATTGGGGAGTTAGAGCCTTTGGCGCAGGGGAAATTACTGCGTTTTTTAGAGACACGCCAATTTCGTCGTATGGGGGGAAAGGAAGATAAAGTCTTTTCAGGGCGCATTGTGAGTGCCACAAACATTGATTTGCGTGAAAAAATAGAGGCTAAGGTATTTCGGGAGGATTTGTACTTTCGCTTGGCGATGCTTAGCATCGAAGTACCCTCTTTAAAAGAGCGTGCGCAAGACATTCCTATTTTGGTGTCGCATTTTATTGCCAAGGCTAACGAAAGCTTACATGTAGAGATAGCGGGCATAAGCGCTGAAACCCTTGAAACTCTACAGCGCCGTGTGTGGAGCGGCAACATTCGCGAGCTTCGCAATGCTGTCTTTGGGGCGTGCTTGAACCGCCAAAAAGGGATGCTCAAAGTTAAAGATTTTGCGCAAAAAGAGAGCATGGTGGAAGACTGGACACAACAGCTTGAAGTGGCGTTACGCCAAGGATTGGACCAAGGGATTGCTTATGGAGAAATCGATAGGGCTTTAAATCAAATTTGGCTTAAAGTTGCCTACGAGGCAACTCCTAATCTCTCTAAGTTGGCCGAAGCCTTGGGTGTGGCGCGGCTTACCTTGCGCAAGCGCCTCAAAGAAGCAGGACTTTACAATGAAGAGTAA
- a CDS encoding sensor histidine kinase has product MVKRFIRFVQSFSLKIKLAVLITFLVGCISSIAIVLSLDMAKNQADRLIDDLIQTTILSNSAYVGDFILTDNRWEIFKFLKSLTGSELIEQAGFTKPDKIVVAHTDTENFRMGSEFVNQPQYEMIPLYKDGVMLGFFALKLKKQSLFELIVEMFFVQILLMIGFGVVALVIARYFVVKTIDRLNLVVNNTQAVADKTWEKILPYEGDEKDEITVLLETTTALMHDIRNAIEHEEKLKEFYHSILSKVDTLIIIFDKQMHVQFHNNHPLRVNVLENQTFFPKIAEKIKEIMEEEVQTIAIPSAYNDGKSTLSLLLRIEHIQENYVATILDITTLKKEEKDARILHSLHAIGEISASFAHEIKNLLQPLKLLLPRESLPDKEDLPIIHTTLARMDGQVSDFLSLGRPVAASGVVSSINPIVREVRERLSKKIKQKALHVEVNATEAFCVPFDPEALHLIFVNLLSNAIEAAFEGTTIFVVLERKGRKQVHVGVSNTGNPVPEAVRKNFFKPFFTTKKEGSGLGLFTVYKIVYLNHGFMEVEQQENTITFHLFLPLEECTCA; this is encoded by the coding sequence ATGGTAAAACGGTTTATCCGGTTTGTCCAGAGCTTTTCGCTTAAAATCAAGCTGGCTGTACTGATTACTTTTTTGGTGGGGTGTATCTCTTCTATCGCCATCGTGCTCTCGCTAGATATGGCCAAAAACCAAGCCGATAGGCTCATTGATGATTTGATTCAAACTACCATTCTCTCTAATTCTGCGTATGTGGGTGATTTTATTTTGACCGACAACCGTTGGGAGATTTTTAAATTTCTCAAAAGTCTCACGGGCTCTGAGCTCATTGAGCAAGCAGGATTCACTAAGCCTGATAAAATAGTGGTTGCCCATACGGATACGGAAAACTTTCGGATGGGAAGTGAATTTGTTAACCAGCCTCAATACGAAATGATACCGCTTTATAAAGACGGGGTCATGTTGGGTTTTTTTGCGTTAAAGCTTAAAAAACAGTCGTTATTTGAACTCATTGTCGAGATGTTTTTTGTGCAGATTTTATTGATGATTGGATTTGGGGTTGTTGCGCTTGTGATTGCGCGGTATTTTGTTGTCAAGACCATTGACCGTTTGAATTTGGTGGTTAATAACACCCAAGCTGTTGCCGATAAAACGTGGGAGAAGATTCTTCCCTATGAAGGCGATGAAAAAGATGAAATCACTGTGCTTTTAGAGACGACTACGGCGTTGATGCACGACATCCGAAACGCCATAGAACACGAGGAGAAACTCAAAGAGTTTTACCATTCTATCCTATCAAAGGTAGACACACTTATCATCATTTTTGACAAGCAGATGCACGTGCAGTTTCACAACAACCATCCTCTACGTGTAAACGTATTGGAAAATCAAACATTTTTTCCTAAAATCGCAGAAAAAATTAAAGAAATTATGGAAGAAGAGGTGCAAACCATTGCCATCCCTTCGGCATACAATGATGGCAAAAGTACATTATCGCTACTTTTGCGCATTGAGCACATTCAGGAAAACTATGTGGCGACCATTTTAGACATCACGACCTTAAAAAAAGAGGAAAAAGATGCGCGGATTTTGCACTCATTGCATGCAATTGGCGAGATTAGTGCCTCCTTTGCCCATGAGATTAAAAACCTGCTTCAGCCTTTGAAATTGCTGTTGCCTAGAGAAAGTTTGCCCGACAAAGAAGATTTGCCTATCATCCATACTACCTTGGCGCGGATGGATGGCCAAGTGAGTGATTTTCTCTCTTTGGGGCGGCCTGTGGCGGCTTCAGGGGTAGTGAGTTCCATCAATCCCATTGTGCGTGAAGTGCGCGAGCGGCTTTCTAAAAAGATAAAACAAAAAGCCTTACATGTAGAGGTGAATGCAACAGAGGCCTTTTGTGTGCCCTTTGACCCCGAGGCGTTGCATTTGATTTTTGTGAACCTTCTTTCCAATGCGATTGAAGCCGCCTTTGAGGGGACAACCATTTTTGTAGTGTTGGAGCGAAAAGGAAGAAAGCAAGTGCACGTCGGTGTCTCAAATACGGGCAATCCTGTCCCTGAAGCAGTGCGTAAAAACTTTTTCAAACCCTTTTTCACCACCAAAAAAGAGGGCTCGGGATTAGGACTTTTTACGGTGTATAAAATCGTTTATCTTAACCACGGATTCATGGAAGTGGAACAACAAGAAAATACCATTACCTTTCATCTTTTTTTACCTTTAGAGGAGTGCACGTGCGCATAG
- the phnD gene encoding phosphate/phosphite/phosphonate ABC transporter substrate-binding protein, translated as MKIGKKFTTTCKKLTMALLCLFVPVLASAAPNITLGLTGTVFKDDLENFMKLEQYLEEHTPLGVSVIFSKTYAQMVSLMENKTVDVAYVCNSTYTKLEQNNTGKLLVIPIVAGADQYYSYTIVKKEAPFTKLDDFKGKIFAFTDPDSNSGSIAPKYYLYTNGFGVDDFFHRSIYTFEHGESIKAVLEGFVDGASVDSIVYHTFMEKYPEAKGKLKVIQILGPFANSPIAVRQGLSEAVFQELQKTLSTMHMSQQGREILAKMGLDRFDVPSTQDYEPVRQMIEYLERH; from the coding sequence ATGAAAATCGGTAAAAAATTTACCACCACCTGTAAAAAACTTACCATGGCACTCTTGTGCCTTTTTGTTCCAGTATTGGCAAGTGCTGCGCCCAATATTACCCTAGGGCTCACGGGCACGGTCTTTAAGGATGATTTGGAAAATTTTATGAAGTTAGAGCAGTATTTGGAGGAACACACTCCTCTTGGGGTATCGGTAATTTTTTCCAAAACCTACGCCCAAATGGTTTCGTTAATGGAAAATAAAACCGTAGATGTGGCGTACGTGTGCAATTCCACCTATACAAAGCTTGAACAAAACAATACAGGCAAGCTTTTGGTGATTCCTATTGTGGCAGGGGCAGACCAGTACTATTCGTATACGATTGTTAAAAAAGAGGCACCTTTTACAAAATTGGATGATTTTAAAGGCAAGATTTTTGCCTTTACAGATCCAGATTCAAATTCGGGTTCCATTGCGCCTAAATACTACCTTTATACCAATGGCTTTGGTGTTGATGATTTTTTTCACCGCTCCATTTACACCTTTGAACACGGTGAGTCCATTAAAGCAGTGTTGGAAGGTTTTGTGGATGGAGCCAGTGTGGATAGTATTGTGTACCACACATTTATGGAAAAATACCCTGAGGCTAAAGGAAAGCTCAAAGTGATTCAGATTTTGGGACCTTTTGCTAATTCGCCCATTGCAGTGCGCCAAGGGTTGAGTGAAGCGGTCTTTCAAGAGCTTCAAAAAACCCTCTCTACGATGCACATGAGCCAGCAAGGGCGAGAAATTTTAGCCAAAATGGGGCTTGACCGTTTTGACGTGCCCTCAACGCAAGATTATGAACCCGTGCGCCAGATGATTGAGTACTTGGAACGGCATTAG
- the nrfD gene encoding NrfD/PsrC family molybdoenzyme membrane anchor subunit, giving the protein MELLWDVRVSLDVFLGGLGVGAFIFGAILFYMGSQKYASTIKKAMVIAPVLVIAGLLLLLTELGRPLNIIMTAIHINPTSVMSIGIFLQGIFTALAVWIAFLALTKGVEAVSSTLMYVGATLAGLIGFYHGMLLAGIGIEPWNGAIPVMFMVSSMLGGAMVALLLAFGSDEFDAILENFKVAVIGNALITLNLAIIVAWIYSLALNDLASKTMYSTLFGSFGMELFIAIAGLVIPLVLFTMALMKKATLKSVVIPASVLFLVGSFVLKNLIVYLGQAV; this is encoded by the coding sequence ATGGAATTATTGTGGGATGTTCGGGTTTCACTCGACGTGTTTTTGGGAGGATTGGGCGTAGGCGCCTTTATCTTTGGTGCGATTTTGTTCTATATGGGATCGCAAAAGTATGCTTCTACCATCAAAAAAGCGATGGTAATTGCACCCGTGTTGGTCATTGCAGGGCTACTACTACTCCTAACGGAGCTTGGAAGACCCCTTAACATTATCATGACGGCAATTCACATTAATCCAACGTCAGTAATGTCCATTGGTATCTTCTTGCAAGGTATTTTTACTGCTTTGGCTGTATGGATTGCTTTTCTTGCGCTCACCAAAGGTGTTGAAGCAGTTTCGAGCACACTAATGTATGTAGGTGCAACACTAGCTGGCCTTATTGGTTTTTACCACGGCATGTTGCTTGCAGGTATTGGCATTGAGCCTTGGAATGGTGCAATTCCTGTAATGTTTATGGTCTCTTCTATGCTAGGTGGCGCGATGGTGGCGCTCTTGTTGGCTTTTGGAAGCGATGAGTTTGATGCTATTTTGGAAAACTTTAAAGTTGCCGTTATTGGAAACGCACTCATCACCCTTAACCTTGCCATTATCGTAGCGTGGATCTATTCCCTCGCACTCAATGACTTAGCCTCTAAAACCATGTACAGCACTTTGTTTGGTAGCTTTGGCATGGAGCTTTTCATTGCGATTGCAGGTTTAGTGATTCCTCTTGTGCTTTTCACGATGGCACTAATGAAAAAAGCGACCCTCAAATCTGTCGTTATCCCAGCGAGTGTTCTTTTCCTTGTGGGAAGTTTTGTATTAAAAAATCTAATTGTCTATCTCGGGCAAGCGGTCTAA
- a CDS encoding molybdopterin-dependent oxidoreductase produces the protein MSMNRRDFIKTSAATAAVAASTSVFTPKAEAKTGELAYEGEAGKWVGSTCQGCTSWCAVQGLVVDGKVVKMRGNPNSANGGRICPRPHLALQQVYDPDRVKQPMKRTNPKKGRGVDPQFVPISWDEAINTIADKIMDLVKTDETHKFCLFRGRYTHMNDILYGSFPKLIGSPNNISHSSICAEAEKFGRMYTRGYWGYADADLNNTEYFLAWGWDGVASNRQTPWFMKKLGELNKNGRMTVIDPRMSATAAKASRWLPIIPGTDSALAVAIAHVIMSEGLWNKGFVGNFADNKNYFVSGELVPETAGEENTPVVFNEIHTHGVVKWWNLEVFNRTPEWAEPITGISAEDIRKVAREFAAAGSKAISWVSPGACMQVRGAYGSFAGEALNGLVGSIESVGGMFDGSGAPSKGAAKVDGYQSEQIAAAAKRKKIDKRGTPQFAALNKKSGGGVVTQRVASSILEEDPYDLKLAMGYWNNFVFSINGADVWEKAMEKLPFYIHITPNFAEMTMYADIVLPTKLHMFERWGYTKGSQNMRGYLTMHQPMIKSHVDGRTDETEIPFMIAQALAKKGFTDPLRWMQDNFKDPVTGKTPETPEEFDLFAVKRATQPIWDGSSNSKGDTINSWEELLEKGVWTSKPYPIGKKIDNFKTATKKFEFYSETLKKVMEDHAEKNGITVDEAFEAANYTCRGELGYVAHYEPPVRHGDAATYPLIFAEHRSRLNREGRSQNTPWYYEMKDVDPGDEAFKDVTKLNPIDAKKYGLKDGDKIRITSVQGSIESEVKLWEGTRPGVVIKCYGQGHWAYGRVGSEVFGSKPRGGNNNEIHAYDYERLSGSTPRHGGVSRVKIEKI, from the coding sequence ATGAGTATGAATCGACGTGATTTTATCAAAACCTCTGCAGCAACAGCAGCAGTTGCGGCAAGCACCTCTGTTTTTACCCCCAAAGCGGAAGCAAAAACAGGTGAATTGGCGTATGAAGGCGAAGCAGGAAAATGGGTAGGCTCTACCTGTCAAGGCTGTACAAGTTGGTGTGCAGTCCAAGGACTAGTCGTGGATGGCAAAGTCGTCAAGATGCGCGGCAACCCCAATTCTGCCAACGGCGGACGCATCTGTCCTCGCCCACACCTTGCCCTTCAGCAAGTGTACGACCCAGACCGTGTCAAACAACCTATGAAACGCACCAACCCCAAAAAAGGACGTGGTGTTGACCCTCAGTTTGTACCTATCTCTTGGGATGAGGCCATTAACACCATTGCAGATAAAATTATGGACCTTGTTAAAACCGACGAAACCCATAAATTTTGTCTTTTCCGTGGTCGCTATACCCACATGAACGACATTCTTTACGGAAGTTTCCCTAAACTTATTGGAAGCCCAAACAACATCTCGCACAGTTCCATCTGTGCTGAAGCGGAAAAATTTGGCCGTATGTATACCCGAGGCTACTGGGGATACGCCGATGCAGACCTTAACAACACCGAATACTTTCTTGCATGGGGATGGGACGGGGTTGCTTCTAACCGCCAAACCCCTTGGTTTATGAAAAAACTGGGCGAACTTAACAAAAATGGTCGTATGACTGTCATTGATCCCCGCATGTCTGCCACAGCTGCAAAAGCGAGCCGATGGCTACCCATCATCCCAGGAACTGATAGCGCCTTAGCAGTTGCCATTGCCCACGTTATCATGAGCGAAGGTTTGTGGAACAAAGGGTTTGTAGGTAACTTTGCGGACAATAAAAACTACTTTGTTTCTGGAGAGCTTGTGCCTGAAACCGCAGGCGAAGAAAACACGCCTGTTGTCTTCAACGAAATCCACACCCACGGCGTAGTGAAGTGGTGGAATCTTGAAGTGTTTAACCGCACTCCTGAGTGGGCAGAACCCATCACAGGAATTAGTGCAGAAGACATCCGTAAAGTAGCGCGCGAATTTGCCGCAGCAGGAAGCAAAGCAATCTCTTGGGTAAGCCCAGGGGCGTGCATGCAAGTACGTGGGGCGTATGGATCTTTTGCTGGCGAAGCCCTTAATGGTCTTGTAGGCTCCATTGAGTCCGTCGGGGGTATGTTTGATGGCTCTGGTGCCCCTTCTAAAGGTGCGGCCAAGGTGGATGGCTACCAATCAGAACAAATTGCAGCGGCTGCTAAACGCAAAAAAATCGACAAACGCGGCACACCACAGTTTGCTGCCCTTAACAAAAAAAGTGGTGGCGGGGTTGTTACCCAGCGTGTGGCTAGCTCAATCCTAGAAGAAGATCCGTATGATTTGAAGCTTGCAATGGGGTACTGGAATAACTTTGTATTCTCTATTAATGGTGCAGACGTGTGGGAAAAAGCGATGGAAAAATTGCCTTTTTACATCCACATTACCCCTAACTTTGCTGAAATGACCATGTACGCTGACATCGTACTTCCTACTAAACTTCACATGTTTGAACGCTGGGGATATACCAAAGGCAGCCAAAACATGCGTGGCTATCTTACCATGCACCAACCCATGATTAAATCCCATGTGGATGGCCGCACGGATGAGACAGAAATTCCGTTCATGATTGCCCAAGCACTGGCTAAAAAAGGGTTTACTGACCCCCTTCGCTGGATGCAAGACAACTTTAAAGACCCCGTTACGGGCAAAACCCCTGAAACGCCTGAAGAGTTTGACCTTTTTGCCGTAAAACGTGCCACACAACCCATTTGGGATGGCAGCAGCAACAGCAAAGGCGACACCATCAACAGCTGGGAAGAGTTGCTTGAAAAAGGGGTGTGGACATCTAAGCCTTATCCTATTGGCAAAAAAATTGACAATTTCAAAACCGCTACAAAGAAATTTGAGTTCTACAGCGAAACCTTGAAAAAAGTCATGGAAGACCATGCAGAGAAAAATGGCATCACAGTGGATGAAGCTTTTGAAGCGGCGAACTATACATGTAGAGGTGAGCTTGGCTATGTAGCCCACTATGAGCCACCTGTGCGTCACGGGGACGCGGCAACGTATCCTCTCATTTTTGCTGAACACCGCTCACGCCTTAACCGTGAAGGCCGAAGCCAAAATACTCCTTGGTACTACGAAATGAAAGACGTAGACCCAGGTGATGAAGCGTTTAAAGATGTCACCAAACTTAACCCAATCGATGCGAAAAAATACGGCCTCAAAGATGGCGATAAAATTCGCATCACCTCCGTACAAGGCAGTATCGAGAGCGAAGTAAAGCTTTGGGAAGGCACACGTCCTGGCGTTGTCATTAAATGCTACGGCCAAGGACATTGGGCATACGGACGGGTCGGTTCTGAAGTATTTGGTTCGAAGCCACGCGGTGGCAACAATAACGAAATTCACGCGTACGATTACGAGCGCTTGAGTGGCTCTACGCCACGACACGGTGGTGTTTCACGTGTTAAAATCGAAAAGATTTAG
- a CDS encoding 4Fe-4S dicluster domain-containing protein produces the protein MAKKYAMIIDLHQCVGCGACDLACKSENNTPEGINWAHHFTEMSGTFPKVTYKHVPTLCNHCEDAPCVRVCPTLAMHYGKDGLVTHDPSICIGCKSCMLADPYGVISYNPKDAFSDYTSDTSVAIKGGSFSKKELSDRTNAPFPNFNAARGANDYEAIRGKGAVEKCTFCDHRVEKGLAPACVVACPADARIFGDMNDAKSEVATILAANKPTVLLPEKGTKPKVFYVGNYSQGSYNR, from the coding sequence ATGGCAAAAAAATATGCAATGATTATCGACCTCCACCAATGTGTAGGTTGTGGCGCGTGTGACCTCGCGTGCAAAAGTGAAAACAATACGCCCGAGGGAATTAACTGGGCCCACCATTTTACAGAAATGTCAGGAACCTTCCCTAAGGTGACCTACAAGCACGTGCCTACGCTGTGCAACCACTGTGAAGACGCGCCGTGTGTGCGTGTGTGTCCTACACTGGCGATGCATTATGGCAAAGACGGTCTTGTAACGCACGATCCAAGCATTTGTATCGGGTGCAAAAGCTGTATGTTGGCCGATCCTTATGGGGTTATTAGCTATAACCCTAAAGACGCCTTTAGTGACTACACAAGTGACACAAGCGTGGCTATCAAGGGTGGCTCGTTCTCCAAAAAAGAACTTAGCGACCGCACCAACGCACCATTCCCTAACTTCAACGCGGCGCGTGGGGCGAATGATTATGAAGCCATTCGTGGCAAAGGGGCCGTTGAAAAATGTACCTTCTGTGACCACCGTGTTGAAAAGGGCCTTGCCCCTGCGTGCGTAGTAGCGTGTCCAGCGGATGCGCGTATTTTTGGCGACATGAATGACGCTAAAAGCGAAGTGGCTACCATTCTTGCGGCTAACAAACCGACGGTATTGCTTCCTGAAAAAGGAACAAAACCCAAGGTATTTTATGTGGGCAACTACAGCCAAGGAAGTTACAACCGCTAG
- a CDS encoding phosphate ABC transporter substrate-binding protein, which yields MRILLLVACFVFTLFSAELTYSGSSTIGQTFFPVLAKQFEQKSSHKFTSIESPGSGRGVANLIAGQADIAGISSPVSAAMREANLRFFIVGYDAIAVITHASNPVKSLTMQQLADIFAGNITNWKEVGGNDLAIDVVVEILADKRATQIVFTEIVFNTKTLIGTYAPTITEIDMPAQMAEYVAKTPGAIAPVSMVFATSQSGLSFVAVGGAEPTNDAIANGTYPISRPLVLLTKGNPSLHVKEFLNYVYTKEAQTEINKSFVSAREGE from the coding sequence ATGCGCATTCTTCTCCTTGTGGCATGTTTTGTGTTTACGCTTTTTAGTGCTGAGCTTACCTATTCGGGTTCTTCCACCATCGGCCAGACATTTTTTCCCGTACTTGCCAAACAGTTTGAACAAAAATCATCCCACAAATTTACCAGCATCGAAAGCCCAGGTTCTGGGCGAGGAGTTGCAAACCTCATCGCAGGACAAGCAGACATCGCTGGCATTTCTAGCCCCGTTTCTGCTGCCATGCGCGAAGCTAATTTGCGCTTTTTTATCGTCGGGTATGACGCCATTGCGGTCATCACCCATGCTTCTAATCCTGTTAAATCTCTGACTATGCAACAACTTGCCGACATCTTTGCAGGAAACATCACTAATTGGAAAGAGGTGGGTGGAAATGACCTCGCCATTGATGTAGTGGTGGAAATTTTAGCCGACAAGCGGGCAACACAAATTGTCTTTACCGAAATCGTCTTTAACACCAAAACCCTCATTGGCACTTACGCGCCTACTATCACTGAAATTGATATGCCTGCCCAAATGGCCGAATATGTGGCCAAAACCCCTGGAGCTATCGCTCCGGTGAGCATGGTTTTTGCCACAAGCCAATCGGGGCTTTCGTTTGTGGCCGTAGGCGGGGCTGAACCCACCAATGACGCCATCGCCAATGGCACCTACCCCATTTCACGTCCTTTGGTGCTTCTAACCAAAGGCAACCCCTCTTTACATGTAAAAGAATTTTTAAACTACGTCTACACCAAAGAAGCACAAACCGAAATTAACAAATCCTTTGTGTCTGCTAGAGAAGGAGAGTAA